The segment TAAATCCGGCCCTATCAAAGAAACTTTTGGTGGAAAATAGATAAAACAAAGTGTCGGGATATTAAAAAGAGTAGAGAATCTTGTGGCATCAAATGATTGATGTGGTGATCCTGCTGTAGTCTTTAGTCTTAAAGAACTGAATGTCCTTCACCTACAAGATTGACCTACTTTACATGTGTCCCACACAGAAATCCTGTCATCAAAATATGGCCTCATTGTCCGCGCGCGTGTATGTGTGACATGGTTGGTGcacaaaaaaggaaaacaagCCTGTTGTGAACTCTTACTGACCTCAGTTGTCACTTATGTCATCGCGTTCATCCGTTCGGCGAACTGAGAAATATCTTACTTGGAATTTGGTCTgtggaaagaaacaaaaagtggtGGGGGACTCTGTGAATATACAAGAttaagatatagttttaagatCAATTGCATCAAGTATGTGTTCTATGTCCAGTAACGTAATCCTTTTATTGATTTCTTACAGAAGTCGTTGCCTTTTTATGTTTCGAAATTACTTTTCCCATAAAGGGATAATTAAGGCAGCCGTGTTTTATTCCGTGTCTTCTGGTTTTATCTTTCTTGAGATTATTTCTCCCCTCCCCACCCTTTTGTTTAACAACAAAAGTTAAGCCTAGATTTACTCGGTCTGTCTGGTTGGATTCTTTAACCTTCTCCCTCCCGCTTCCCAATTCAGTTGTAAGTATTCATTGCCGAGAACAACAGTtatcacttaaaaaaaacaacaaccaattagttaatcaattagttgtaattatttaattttgttttatatagaaaaatagaAGATAAAACTTGCAATATTAAGAGATATGGCAGCGATTGAACGGTGCTTTGCCaacatatgctttttttttttttgtcaatgtctTTTTGGTTTTTGAGATGTATTGATTAGGTTTGCTCGCGAAGGTCTGCTCTCCGGAGTTAACTTAAATGTGTATTTCCATTACATTAAGAGATATTCATACATAGAAAACCTGGACAGAGTAGCATTTTATAAACATGTACTGGACGCAGGGCCAATCATTTTAGAGTCACAAAGGAAAAGACATACAAAACACATTAATAGCCatacagaaaatgttatattctcGCTTTGCTGAGATTAGCCGAGTGGCCTATATAGCACATGGAGCTGATAAAGGAAAATTAGTAGCCATTGTTGATGTCATTGATCAAAACAGGGCTCTAGTTGATGGCCCCTGCTCCGGTGTTGGTCGCAAAGATATGAACTTTAAAGCTCTGCACCTAACACCCTGCACAATTAAAATTAACCATTCAGCTAGAACAGGTACTGTAAAGAAGGCTTGGGAGGCTGCTGAGGTTACCCCCAAAAAATGGGAACAGTCAACTTGGGCTAAGAAACTGGCTACATCAAAGAGGAGAACTGAACTGACAGATTTTGAAAGGTTGATGACAGCTCAACAAGCTCGCAACCGTCTAATTAACATTGAGTTTGGAAAGTTGAGGAAACAAGCACGCAAGGGACCAGCCAAACCCAATAAATTGAAAAGGCAACAGCTAAAGCAGCAGCTAAAGGAAAGAAATAAATACACTTGTGTTACAATAAATTaagtacaatttaaaaaaataataataacaatatggTATTCTACTATTTGAAAACTTATAGCCATTTAGGCAGCCCCATGGGTGATGGTCGCACTGGTACTGAAAACTCCAATCCACAGGCCCCACCATCTCTTCTGGAACATGCTTTCATCACTCCAACTTTACTTCTACAGAATATGAAATTCAATAATTTttgtaaagctaaaaaaaaaaattaatagaaatactttttcttttcaagacAAAGCTTACCTGCGAGGAAAAACCGCAAAATCGTTGCCACATTTCTCAACACAGAAAGGTTTAACTTTAACtaccttttctatataaaaaaatacattactactaattgattaattaatgtttttgttttattgataataatgattcatatattgtcatcgactatgactaattgtacaaaatttcaacttgatctaagaATGGTAAGTGggaaaatatttgtacaaaatttgtgacagacagacggacggaagTGAGttcatagaagctttgtaaaagaaaaatgacgAGTTTTCTCAGTGTCAATAAATGAACTATTTATTTATCCTAATGTCAGGGCTTTAGTTATAATATCAATATTAGTTTATTATACTTTAATAAGAAATTTGCGGCTCTTTATTAAACACACGCACATACAAATGACATCAAAATATAATCTCAAGCCATCTGTTTGAACACCAACCAGTCTCCATTCTTCTTCTATCATCTAGATTGGTTTTCCTTTTCTGCAGCTGACTGGTCGCCTCGTGCTGTGTCGACAGATGTTGTGATGTGATGGATTTGATGTAATACATCTCTCCTACCGCTGTCCACACATAAATCATTCAATAAATAGATGCGTCTGCAactaagtgtagaaatatttattagggtaaaaaaaatagatccttACTGTCGTTTAATATCGAGGTTGTCACAActgaggatggctgcctggtcgtgcggtatgcgcgctagactgtcgttctaTAGTCTCGGAGGTCCCAGATTCATATTCAGCCCTCTATGCCATGTCCCGTCGTCTAGCGGAAGGTTTGATGTAGGGGCTGTCAATAGGCCCCTAGTATCCTGCGCATACCGAATGACGTTATCATAAATGGCCAAGGTGTGTTGGAAGTAGTGGACATTTTTTGTGAGGTATAAacgattataataattattatcaaAGCGCTAATTATTTATCATTactaattcaactttttttccaCCACCTCTGTCaaatacgatttctttcccttgtttgataccaaacaaaattaattaaataccaatagtttattaactaactcgtaatttttacaaagcttatatcaactcactctgtctggtaaaaagtttgtacacgtttttttctccgacacctaatctcggattaagctgaaatttgcacaactattttttaagctgaaatttgcacaactattttttaagctgaaatttgcagaactaatttttttttacaggcttATACttgaatcagtaaaaaaaacaaaacaaacaattagttaattgaaaattggaaattaattattttgtttggtatctcaaacaatggACAGAAATTTTACTTCACTGATAAGGTGCTTTAAGTTGAACTAGTtccctttattgtttgtataatgacaagtttgtaaataacttaaattaaaaaaaactctctATTCATAAGCCACCTGGCCCAGAGGTTACTGTATTGGCTTGGGGAGGCTGAGGAGGAGGCCTCGCTCTCAAGTTCGGATTCAGGgctctcacttttttttttaaattaatacatttaaaaagtgatcacacAGATACCCCCCTTCTTTTTCCCCCTACACCGTTCCAACAGGTCCAAATgtcacgtgataggatcatagggtattgagtaagctaaaagcatgaaattgtgctaaacaaaaacagttggtaATAATATCGCACAGacttattgttgttggtctggatctattacatatttaattacatgactgatccaaattaattgatacaactaccctctatataggcctaagctttgtttttttttttaaagtatttttttgttattgaatcttgtcttgtcaggtacaagaaataattgtgcgaaattttaaCTTTATCAGAGATTGGGTTTAAgataaataacatgtacaaacattttaccagacagagtgagttcatataagctttgtaaaaaatggcTACTATTCACTCTGCTCCACAATTTttgttcacccccccccttccttgtATCTGATGTGCGTTTGTTTGCTATTTTTAGTCCAATGTTAAATTCacgtcttaaaaaaaaagttgttttttttttaaatataatagttGCTGCATTTCAACATTTGACCATGGAATTAACGATTTCACCTGAGTTCAGAATGTGCACTCAGTGGCGCCCTCTGCATGCATTAAGTTCCAATTATCACATTTCGCATAAAGATCGTCGCATTCAAATCAGATAGGGCCTACATGACATTCAACATAAAACGAACGGTTACGAAATAAGGAGTTGCTTCCCTTACATCATTGTCATTTTTATGCTCATCTGTTAGACGCCTACAGAAATGGCGTGCAGACTTACTATTCTATATTTTCTCAGATCTTGTGCATTGGGTCTAAATAGTTATACATAATATAGCTTACGTGTAATTGTCATGTGCTCTGCgttgaaaataaacaatgtacaTTCAAACAGGTATATTTTAACTTATGTATGGATAGAAAgctcatcattatcatcaccatcattatcatctgtcccttgactttcgtcgtagagGTGGTGTGACATTTCGCGATAccaaatcacccccccccctttctcacTTTTTCCGACCAGCAGCTGCTCTTTATTATGTGTAATTTATAACGCGTAATTTATAGTTAGTATATGTTTGATAAGCAATTCATTGTGAGCAATTTATTGAACGTTTTAAATTGTGTactgggctcgc is part of the Biomphalaria glabrata chromosome 2, xgBioGlab47.1, whole genome shotgun sequence genome and harbors:
- the LOC106065620 gene encoding 60S ribosomal protein L14-like; protein product: MLYSRFAEISRVAYIAHGADKGKLVAIVDVIDQNRALVDGPCSGVGRKDMNFKALHLTPCTIKINHSARTGTVKKAWEAAEVTPKKWEQSTWAKKLATSKRRTELTDFERLMTAQQARNRLINIEFGKLRKQARKGPAKPNKLKRQQLKQQLKERNKYTCVTIN